A stretch of Bacillus pseudomycoides DNA encodes these proteins:
- the ylqF gene encoding ribosome biogenesis GTPase YlqF, translated as MAIQWFPGHMAKARRQVTEKLKLIDVVIELVDARLPLSSRNPMIDEIITHKPRLVVLNKADMADDRLTKQWITYFEEKGHKAISINAQAGQGMKEITAACKVLVKEKFDKMIAKGIRPRAIRALIVGIPNVGKSTLINKLAKKNIAKTGDRPGVTTAQQWIKVGKEMELLDTPGILWPKFEDQMVGLRLATTGAIKDSILNLQDVAVYALRFMEKHYPERLQERYKLEAIPEDIVEFFDAIGKNRGCLMGGGLVDYDKTSELVLRELRGGKLGKMTFETPDEFVEEV; from the coding sequence ATGGCAATTCAATGGTTTCCAGGGCATATGGCAAAAGCGAGGCGCCAAGTAACAGAAAAGTTAAAGTTAATCGATGTTGTAATTGAACTTGTAGACGCTCGTTTACCTTTATCTTCCCGAAATCCGATGATCGATGAGATTATTACACATAAACCAAGATTGGTCGTTTTAAATAAGGCTGATATGGCAGATGATCGCTTAACGAAGCAATGGATCACATACTTTGAAGAGAAGGGCCATAAAGCGATTTCGATTAATGCGCAAGCTGGACAAGGTATGAAAGAAATTACAGCTGCATGTAAAGTGCTTGTAAAAGAAAAGTTCGATAAAATGATTGCGAAAGGCATTCGTCCAAGAGCCATTCGTGCTTTAATTGTCGGTATTCCAAATGTTGGGAAATCTACATTGATTAATAAATTAGCGAAAAAAAATATTGCAAAAACTGGTGATCGTCCAGGTGTTACAACAGCACAGCAGTGGATTAAAGTCGGTAAAGAAATGGAACTTTTAGATACTCCAGGTATTTTATGGCCGAAATTTGAGGATCAAATGGTTGGACTACGTCTTGCCACGACTGGTGCCATTAAAGATTCTATTTTAAATTTACAAGATGTTGCTGTGTATGCACTTCGTTTTATGGAAAAACATTATCCAGAACGTTTGCAAGAGCGTTATAAATTAGAGGCAATTCCAGAAGATATCGTAGAATTTTTTGATGCGATTGGAAAGAACAGAGGTTGCTTAATGGGCGGTGGCCTTGTTGATTATGACAAAACATCAGAACTTGTTCTTCGAGAACTTCGTGGTGGTAAACTCGGAAAAATGACATTTGAAACACCAGATGAATTTGTAGAAGAGGTATAA
- the lepB gene encoding signal peptidase I encodes MKKEKSSLWEWIKAILIAVVLAGVIRQFFFAPILVDGVSMSPTLHDRDRMIVNKIGYQIGEPKHFDIIVFRATEEKDYIKRVIGLPGDEVEYRNDTLYINGKPYKEPYLDKQKKQLADGPLTYDFKLEEITGKKTVPKGQLFVLGDNRRFSKDSRTIGTISMDQVIGEANMLYWPLKNACIVK; translated from the coding sequence ATGAAGAAAGAGAAGAGTTCGCTTTGGGAATGGATCAAAGCAATTTTGATTGCTGTTGTATTGGCGGGTGTCATTAGACAGTTTTTCTTTGCACCAATTCTTGTAGATGGTGTATCAATGTCACCGACGCTACATGACCGTGATCGAATGATTGTCAATAAGATTGGCTATCAGATTGGAGAACCGAAGCATTTTGACATAATCGTATTCCGAGCAACAGAAGAAAAGGATTATATTAAACGTGTTATCGGCTTACCAGGCGATGAAGTTGAATATCGTAATGATACACTCTATATTAACGGAAAACCTTATAAGGAACCGTATTTGGACAAGCAGAAAAAACAACTTGCTGATGGACCACTTACATATGATTTCAAACTTGAAGAAATTACAGGTAAGAAAACAGTTCCAAAAGGTCAATTATTTGTACTAGGTGACAATCGTCGTTTTAGTAAAGATAGTCGTACAATTGGAACGATTTCGATGGACCAAGTAATTGGAGAAGCGAATATGTTATATTGGCCATTAAAAAATGCATGTATTGTGAAATAA
- the rplS gene encoding 50S ribosomal protein L19, whose translation MQQLIADITKGQLKTDLPSFRPGDTLRVHVKVVEGTRERIQLFEGVVIKRRGGGISETFTVRKISYGVGVERTFPVHTPRIAKIEVLRRGKVRRAKLYYLRNLRGKKARIKEIR comes from the coding sequence ATGCAACAATTAATCGCAGATATTACAAAAGGCCAATTAAAAACTGACCTACCTTCATTCCGTCCTGGTGATACTTTACGTGTACACGTAAAAGTAGTTGAGGGTACTCGTGAGAGAATTCAGCTTTTTGAAGGTGTTGTAATTAAACGTCGTGGTGGCGGAATTAGTGAAACGTTCACAGTTCGTAAGATTTCTTACGGTGTAGGTGTTGAGCGTACATTCCCAGTTCACACACCAAGAATCGCGAAAATCGAAGTACTTCGCCGTGGTAAAGTACGTCGTGCTAAGTTATACTACTTACGTAACCTTCGCGGTAAAAAAGCACGTATTAAAGAAATTCGATAA
- the trmD gene encoding tRNA (guanosine(37)-N1)-methyltransferase TrmD — MKIDILTLFPEMFTGVFGSSILKKAQEKEAVELRVVNFRDYTASKHNSVDDYPYGGGAGMVLTPQPIFDAVEELTKETERKPRVVLMCPQGERFTQKKAEELAQGEHIIFVCGHYEGYDERIREHLVTDEISIGDYVLTGGELASMVVTDSVVRLLPGVLGNQNSQVEDSFSTGLLEHPHYTRPADFRGMKVPDVLMSGNHKYIEEWRHKESLRRTYTRRPDLLEERELSKQEEKWLEQIKEE; from the coding sequence ATGAAAATCGATATTTTAACATTATTTCCAGAGATGTTCACCGGTGTTTTTGGATCTTCGATTTTAAAAAAAGCGCAAGAAAAAGAGGCAGTGGAGCTTAGGGTTGTAAATTTTCGTGATTATACAGCAAGTAAGCATAACAGTGTAGATGATTATCCGTATGGTGGCGGAGCTGGTATGGTGTTGACTCCACAACCCATCTTTGATGCTGTAGAAGAATTAACAAAAGAAACAGAGCGTAAACCAAGAGTTGTGTTAATGTGTCCACAAGGTGAAAGGTTTACACAGAAAAAAGCGGAGGAGTTAGCACAGGGAGAACATATCATCTTTGTGTGTGGTCATTACGAAGGGTATGACGAACGAATTCGTGAGCATCTTGTCACAGATGAGATTTCAATTGGTGACTATGTGTTAACGGGTGGAGAATTAGCTTCAATGGTCGTAACTGATAGCGTAGTGCGTCTTTTACCAGGAGTGCTTGGGAATCAAAATTCGCAAGTGGAAGATTCTTTTAGTACAGGTTTATTAGAACATCCACATTACACGCGTCCTGCTGATTTTCGTGGCATGAAGGTACCTGATGTACTTATGTCGGGAAATCATAAGTATATCGAAGAATGGCGCCATAAGGAATCGTTGCGCCGGACGTATACGCGTAGACCAGATTTACTTGAAGAACGCGAGTTATCAAAGCAAGAAGAAAAATGGCTCGAGCAAATAAAAGAAGAGTAG
- the rimM gene encoding ribosome maturation factor RimM (Essential for efficient processing of 16S rRNA) codes for MTKWFNVGKIVNTHGVRGEIRVISRTDFPEERYKVGNTLYIWHDKGTEPLSVKVASHRQHKTFDLLTFEGYNNVDEVEKLKGSSIKVPEEQLGELAEGEYYYHEIIGCKVVTEDGEDLGTIKEILSPGANDVWVIKRPKGQDLLIPYIDDVVLQVNIENKLVTIHVMEGLL; via the coding sequence ATGACAAAATGGTTTAACGTAGGTAAAATTGTAAATACTCATGGTGTTAGAGGGGAAATTCGAGTTATTTCTCGTACCGATTTTCCTGAAGAACGATATAAAGTAGGGAATACATTATACATATGGCATGATAAAGGGACGGAACCACTTTCGGTAAAGGTCGCTTCTCATCGCCAACACAAAACATTTGATTTATTAACATTTGAAGGGTATAACAATGTAGATGAAGTAGAGAAGCTAAAAGGTTCTTCAATCAAAGTACCAGAAGAGCAGTTAGGTGAACTTGCTGAAGGTGAGTACTATTACCATGAAATTATTGGCTGTAAAGTTGTAACAGAAGATGGAGAGGATTTAGGTACGATAAAAGAGATTCTATCTCCTGGTGCGAATGATGTTTGGGTGATCAAACGCCCGAAAGGTCAAGATCTTTTAATCCCTTACATTGATGATGTTGTACTTCAAGTTAACATTGAAAATAAATTAGTAACCATTCATGTAATGGAAGGATTGCTATAA
- a CDS encoding KH domain-containing protein yields MKGLIETIVKPLVDHPEDVKVTQELCNGEIKYRLTVHPEDVGKVIGKQGRVAKAIRMLLYSVGHHNDKKVILEIQ; encoded by the coding sequence ATGAAAGGGTTAATCGAAACGATCGTCAAGCCTCTTGTAGATCATCCTGAAGATGTAAAGGTTACACAGGAACTTTGCAACGGAGAGATAAAGTATCGATTGACTGTGCATCCTGAGGATGTTGGAAAAGTCATTGGAAAGCAGGGACGAGTTGCGAAAGCAATTCGGATGCTCTTGTATTCAGTGGGACATCACAATGATAAGAAAGTCATACTGGAAATTCAATAA
- the rpsP gene encoding 30S ribosomal protein S16, producing the protein MAVKIRLKRMGAKKTPFYRVVVADSRSPRDGRFIEEIGTYNPVAQPAEVKINEEAALKWLGNGAKPSDTVRNLFSNQGIMEKFHLSKQGK; encoded by the coding sequence ATGGCAGTTAAAATTCGTTTAAAACGTATGGGAGCTAAAAAAACTCCTTTCTATCGTGTAGTTGTTGCAGATTCTCGTTCTCCTCGTGACGGACGTTTCATTGAGGAAATCGGTACTTACAATCCGGTTGCTCAACCAGCTGAAGTGAAAATCAACGAAGAAGCAGCATTAAAATGGTTAGGAAATGGTGCGAAACCATCTGATACAGTTCGCAATCTTTTCTCTAACCAAGGTATCATGGAGAAATTCCACTTATCTAAACAAGGTAAGTAA
- the ffh gene encoding signal recognition particle protein, with amino-acid sequence MAFEGLADRLQQTMQKIRGKGKVSEADVKEMMREVRLALLEADVNFKVVKDFVKRVSERAVGQDVMKSLTPGQQVIKVVQEELTVLMGGEQSKIAVANKPPTVIMMVGLQGAGKTTTTGKLANLLRKKHNRKPMLVAADIYRPAAIKQLETLGKQLDMPVFSLGDQVSPVEIAKQAIAKAKEDHHDYVLIDTAGRLHIDEELMDELAKVKEVAKPDEIFLVVDAMTGQDAVNVAQSFHEQLGLTGVVLTKLDGDTRGGAALSIKAVTNTPIKFAGMGEKLDAIEAFHPERMASRILGMGDVLTLIEKAQATVDEEKAKELEQKMRTLSFTLDDFLEQLGQVRQLGPLDELLGMLPGANKIKGLKNAQVDEKQIGHIEAIIRSMTKVEREHPEIINASRKKRIAKGSGTTVQEINRLLKQFEDMKKMMKTMTGMQKGKKKGLGGLKFPFM; translated from the coding sequence ATGGCATTTGAAGGATTAGCCGACCGACTTCAACAGACGATGCAAAAAATCCGCGGCAAAGGAAAAGTTTCTGAAGCCGATGTAAAAGAAATGATGAGAGAAGTTCGTCTTGCTCTTTTAGAAGCGGATGTTAACTTTAAAGTAGTAAAAGATTTTGTAAAGCGTGTGTCTGAGCGTGCTGTCGGACAAGATGTAATGAAGAGTTTGACACCTGGGCAACAAGTAATTAAAGTTGTACAGGAAGAACTGACAGTGCTTATGGGTGGAGAGCAAAGTAAGATTGCTGTCGCAAATAAGCCGCCAACTGTTATTATGATGGTTGGACTTCAAGGGGCAGGTAAAACAACAACAACAGGTAAACTTGCGAATTTGCTTCGTAAAAAGCATAATCGTAAACCAATGCTTGTTGCGGCTGATATTTACCGTCCAGCAGCAATTAAACAGCTTGAAACATTAGGGAAGCAATTGGACATGCCTGTTTTCTCATTAGGAGATCAAGTAAGTCCTGTTGAAATTGCGAAACAAGCGATTGCGAAAGCAAAAGAAGATCATCATGATTATGTTTTAATCGATACAGCGGGTCGCCTGCATATTGATGAAGAACTAATGGATGAATTAGCGAAAGTGAAAGAAGTTGCGAAACCGGATGAAATCTTCCTTGTTGTCGATGCGATGACAGGACAAGATGCGGTCAATGTTGCACAAAGTTTCCATGAACAGTTAGGTTTAACAGGTGTTGTTTTAACGAAATTAGACGGTGATACGCGCGGTGGTGCGGCACTATCTATTAAAGCAGTAACAAACACACCAATTAAATTTGCTGGTATGGGTGAAAAGCTAGATGCGATTGAAGCGTTCCATCCAGAACGCATGGCATCCCGTATTTTAGGGATGGGAGACGTTTTAACATTAATTGAAAAAGCGCAAGCTACAGTTGATGAGGAAAAAGCAAAAGAACTTGAGCAAAAAATGCGTACGCTTTCGTTTACGCTAGACGATTTCCTAGAGCAACTTGGACAAGTGCGTCAACTTGGACCACTTGATGAATTGCTAGGAATGCTTCCTGGTGCAAATAAAATTAAAGGGCTGAAAAATGCACAAGTTGATGAAAAACAAATTGGGCATATTGAGGCAATTATTCGTTCTATGACAAAAGTAGAGCGAGAACATCCGGAAATTATCAATGCTAGTCGTAAAAAACGCATTGCCAAAGGTAGTGGTACAACAGTACAAGAAATTAATCGTCTACTGAAGCAGTTTGAAGATATGAAAAAAATGATGAAGACGATGACAGGCATGCAAAAAGGTAAGAAAAAAGGACTAGGTGGATTGAAGTTTCCATTTATGTAA
- a CDS encoding putative DNA-binding protein, whose amino-acid sequence MLEKTTRMNYLFDFYQSLLTQKQRSYMSLYYLDDLSLGEIAEEFDVSRQAVYDNIKRTEAMLEEYEEKLVLLQKFQERQRLVARLKQLISEEEHVNKEMKQVVEAIEKLD is encoded by the coding sequence ATGCTCGAAAAAACAACGAGAATGAATTATTTATTTGATTTTTATCAATCGTTGTTAACGCAAAAACAAAGAAGTTATATGTCGCTTTATTATTTAGATGATTTATCTCTTGGTGAAATTGCGGAAGAATTTGATGTAAGCCGCCAAGCCGTGTATGATAACATTAAACGGACTGAAGCGATGCTTGAAGAATATGAAGAAAAATTAGTATTACTTCAAAAGTTTCAAGAGCGACAGCGACTTGTTGCAAGGCTAAAACAGCTAATCAGCGAAGAAGAGCATGTAAATAAAGAAATGAAACAAGTTGTTGAAGCTATCGAAAAATTAGATTAG
- the ftsY gene encoding signal recognition particle-docking protein FtsY, with amino-acid sequence MSFFKKLKEKISKQTDTVTEKFKQGLEKTRNSFADKVNDLVYRYRKVDEDFFEELEEILIGADVGVATVMELIDQLKEEVQRRNIQDPREVQAVISEKLVGIYKGEEDFSNELNIQEDQVTVILFVGVNGVGKTTTIGKMAHKFKSEGKSVLLAAGDTFRAGAIEQLEVWGDRVGVEVIKQGSGSDPAAVMYDAVQAAKARKVDVLLCDTAGRLQNKVNLMKELEKVKRVIEREVPGAPHEVLLVIDATTGQNGLSQAKTFREATDVSGIVLTKLDGTAKGGIVLAIRNEMDVPVKFVGLGEQMDDLQQFDPEQYVYGLFANLVEKEEA; translated from the coding sequence ATGAGTTTCTTTAAAAAATTAAAAGAAAAGATTTCAAAGCAAACAGATACTGTAACTGAAAAATTTAAGCAAGGATTAGAAAAAACGAGAAATTCATTTGCGGATAAAGTAAATGATTTAGTGTATCGTTATCGTAAAGTCGATGAGGATTTCTTTGAAGAATTAGAAGAAATTTTAATTGGTGCAGATGTTGGTGTTGCAACAGTAATGGAACTTATCGATCAATTGAAGGAAGAAGTACAACGCCGCAATATTCAAGATCCGAGAGAAGTGCAAGCTGTTATTTCGGAAAAACTAGTAGGAATTTACAAAGGTGAAGAAGACTTCAGTAATGAACTTAATATACAAGAAGATCAAGTAACGGTTATTTTGTTTGTTGGTGTTAATGGTGTTGGGAAAACGACAACAATTGGCAAAATGGCTCATAAGTTTAAATCCGAAGGTAAGTCTGTCTTATTAGCAGCAGGGGATACGTTCCGTGCAGGAGCAATTGAACAGTTAGAAGTATGGGGCGACCGAGTTGGTGTTGAGGTTATTAAGCAAGGATCTGGATCTGATCCAGCGGCTGTTATGTACGATGCTGTTCAAGCAGCAAAAGCTCGTAAAGTAGACGTATTGCTATGCGATACAGCAGGACGTCTGCAAAATAAAGTAAACTTAATGAAAGAGTTAGAAAAGGTAAAACGCGTTATTGAACGCGAAGTTCCTGGTGCTCCTCATGAAGTTTTACTTGTTATTGATGCAACGACGGGACAAAATGGTTTAAGTCAAGCAAAAACATTCCGCGAAGCAACGGACGTTTCAGGTATTGTATTAACGAAATTAGATGGAACTGCTAAAGGTGGTATTGTATTAGCAATTCGTAATGAGATGGACGTACCAGTGAAGTTTGTTGGACTTGGAGAGCAAATGGACGATTTACAGCAATTTGATCCAGAACAATATGTATATGGTTTATTTGCAAATTTAGTAGAAAAAGAAGAGGCATAA
- the smc gene encoding chromosome segregation protein SMC produces the protein MFLKRLEIAGFKSFAERVSVDFVPGVTSVVGPNGSGKSNITDAIRWVLGEQSAKSLRGAKMEDIIFAGSDTRRAVNVAEVTLTLNNEDQCLPIEYNEVSVTRRVSRSGDSDFFINKQSCRLKDIVDLFMDSGMGREAFSIISQGKVEEILSSKSEERRGVFEEAAGVLKYKLRKKKAEGKLAETQENLNRVQDIIHELSSQVEPLERQASIAKDYLEKKEELEKVEAALIVCEIEELHEKWEVLRKQFGNNKDEEVKMSTHLQKSEVELEELRGQLQAIDESVDSLQEVLLLSSKELEKLEGQRELLKERKQNATTHCAQLEQLIIELTEKTKVYEGEIETSTEELMKFANQVKELEQKLHENEKLLSTYAENLEEQIEHLKGDYIELLNQQASHRNELSMLEEQFKQQSSKNQRLDEENDKYVQMRMQITAKKAKLVEGYEQVKEKITSVITNIEKTEAALGKCKAQYSENETKLYQAYQFVQQARSRKEMLEEMQEDYSGFYQGVREVLKARESKLHGIEGAVAELLTVPKEYEIAMEIALGAAMQHVVVQTEEHARAAIAFLKQNRHGRATFLPQAVIKGRSLSFEQLRMVKQHPSFVGVAAELVHYNNKYENIVSNLLGTVVVAKDLRGANELAKQLQYRYRIVTIEGDVVNPGGSMTGGAVKQAKSSLLGRQRELEEWSKKLAEMEETTSKLENFVKALKQEIQEKEVKIKELRHDAEQERVDEQKLKEEINQLELEEHRINDRLSIYDLEIEGFLQDQVKMQGRKEELAGILASLQKDITEMDEKIVALTKQKSDQHSSKEKVQTEMTELKVQAAEKQQRLSNQKEKVDRLTKEQEETQRTLVKTTEDLAFLKQEMTSNSSGEEQITSMIEKKAHDRNQTSKLISSRREQRLTLQERVEHIEREVKETKGRHKYVLEVLKDQEVKINRLDVELENRLKHLRETYTISFEAAKLKYTMTMSAEDARKKVKLIKLSIEELGTVNLGAIEEYERVAERHTFLLEQRDDLEEAKATLHQVITEMDEEMKKRFSTIFQAIREEFRSVFCELFGGGRADLVMTNPQDLLNTGIDIVAQPPGKKLQNLGLLSGGERALTAIALLFGILKVRPVPFCVLDEVEAALDEANVARFAQYLKKFSDETQFIVITHRKGTMEESDVLYGVTMQESGVSKLVSVRLGDVEEELVTSE, from the coding sequence GTGTTTTTAAAGAGATTAGAAATAGCAGGATTTAAATCCTTTGCGGAGCGTGTATCTGTTGATTTTGTTCCGGGTGTAACATCTGTAGTTGGTCCTAACGGAAGTGGAAAGAGTAATATTACCGATGCAATCCGCTGGGTACTTGGTGAACAATCTGCAAAATCATTACGCGGTGCGAAGATGGAGGATATTATTTTTGCAGGAAGTGATACGCGAAGAGCGGTTAACGTTGCAGAGGTGACATTAACTTTAAATAATGAAGATCAGTGTTTACCAATTGAATATAATGAAGTGAGTGTTACGCGTCGTGTTTCTCGCTCAGGAGATAGTGACTTTTTTATTAATAAACAGTCTTGTCGATTAAAAGATATTGTTGATTTATTTATGGACTCTGGTATGGGGCGAGAAGCTTTCTCAATCATTAGCCAAGGGAAAGTAGAAGAAATTTTAAGTAGTAAATCTGAAGAGCGTCGCGGTGTATTTGAAGAAGCGGCGGGCGTATTAAAATATAAACTTCGCAAAAAGAAAGCAGAAGGGAAATTAGCAGAAACACAAGAAAACTTAAATCGTGTGCAAGATATCATTCATGAACTAAGTAGTCAAGTAGAACCGCTTGAGAGACAAGCTTCTATTGCGAAAGATTATCTTGAGAAAAAAGAAGAACTAGAAAAAGTGGAAGCCGCCCTCATTGTATGTGAAATTGAAGAATTACATGAAAAATGGGAAGTACTTAGAAAACAGTTTGGAAATAATAAAGATGAAGAAGTAAAAATGTCAACGCATTTACAAAAAAGTGAAGTAGAGCTCGAAGAATTACGTGGACAATTGCAAGCAATCGATGAATCTGTAGATTCCTTGCAAGAAGTTCTCCTTCTTTCCAGTAAAGAGTTAGAAAAGTTAGAAGGGCAGCGTGAATTGCTAAAGGAACGAAAGCAAAATGCAACAACGCATTGTGCGCAGCTTGAGCAATTAATTATTGAGTTAACAGAAAAAACTAAGGTTTACGAAGGGGAAATCGAGACAAGTACAGAAGAACTTATGAAATTCGCAAATCAGGTAAAAGAGTTAGAACAGAAGTTGCACGAAAATGAGAAACTTCTTTCTACATATGCAGAAAACCTAGAAGAGCAAATTGAACATTTAAAAGGTGATTATATTGAGCTTTTAAATCAACAAGCAAGTCACCGTAATGAATTATCTATGCTTGAAGAACAATTCAAACAACAAAGTTCTAAAAATCAACGCCTGGATGAAGAGAATGACAAATATGTACAAATGCGTATGCAAATTACAGCTAAAAAGGCAAAACTTGTAGAGGGTTATGAGCAAGTAAAAGAAAAAATTACAAGCGTTATTACAAATATAGAAAAAACAGAAGCGGCACTTGGAAAATGTAAGGCGCAATATAGTGAAAATGAAACAAAATTGTATCAAGCGTATCAATTTGTGCAACAAGCGCGTTCTCGAAAAGAAATGCTAGAAGAAATGCAAGAAGATTATTCTGGGTTTTATCAAGGTGTACGTGAAGTATTAAAAGCTCGTGAAAGTAAACTACATGGCATTGAAGGCGCGGTAGCTGAATTACTTACTGTACCGAAAGAATATGAAATTGCGATGGAGATTGCACTTGGTGCAGCGATGCAACATGTTGTTGTACAAACAGAAGAGCATGCTCGCGCGGCAATTGCTTTTTTGAAACAAAATCGTCATGGCCGTGCAACATTTTTACCACAGGCCGTTATTAAGGGAAGATCATTATCTTTTGAACAGCTCAGAATGGTAAAACAACATCCGTCATTTGTAGGCGTTGCAGCAGAATTGGTACATTATAATAATAAATATGAAAACATAGTTTCGAATTTATTAGGAACGGTCGTTGTTGCAAAAGATCTAAGAGGTGCAAATGAGCTTGCAAAGCAATTGCAATATCGCTACCGAATTGTAACAATTGAAGGCGATGTTGTAAATCCAGGTGGTTCTATGACTGGTGGAGCTGTGAAACAAGCTAAATCATCTTTATTAGGACGTCAGCGAGAATTAGAAGAGTGGAGTAAGAAGCTTGCTGAAATGGAAGAAACAACTTCTAAGTTAGAAAACTTCGTTAAAGCGTTAAAACAAGAAATTCAAGAAAAAGAAGTTAAGATAAAAGAATTACGTCACGATGCGGAACAAGAGCGTGTAGATGAACAAAAATTAAAAGAAGAAATTAATCAGCTAGAGTTAGAAGAACATCGTATTAACGATCGTTTATCCATCTATGACTTAGAAATAGAAGGATTTTTACAAGATCAAGTCAAGATGCAAGGGCGTAAAGAAGAGTTAGCAGGAATTTTAGCGAGTCTTCAAAAAGATATTACAGAGATGGATGAAAAAATTGTTGCCCTAACAAAACAGAAAAGCGATCAACACTCTTCGAAAGAAAAAGTTCAAACGGAGATGACAGAACTGAAAGTACAAGCGGCAGAAAAGCAGCAACGATTGTCGAACCAAAAAGAAAAAGTGGATCGCTTAACGAAAGAACAAGAGGAAACGCAGCGGACTCTTGTGAAAACAACGGAAGACTTAGCGTTCTTAAAGCAGGAAATGACATCAAATTCAAGTGGTGAAGAGCAAATTACGAGTATGATTGAAAAGAAAGCACACGATCGAAATCAAACATCGAAATTAATTAGCTCTCGTCGTGAGCAGCGTTTAACCTTGCAAGAACGGGTAGAACATATAGAGCGTGAAGTAAAAGAGACAAAAGGGCGACATAAATATGTTCTCGAAGTTTTAAAAGATCAAGAGGTGAAAATCAATCGTCTCGATGTTGAATTAGAAAATAGATTGAAACATTTACGCGAAACGTATACGATTTCATTTGAAGCGGCAAAACTGAAATACACAATGACAATGTCTGCAGAGGATGCGCGTAAAAAAGTGAAGCTAATCAAACTATCTATCGAGGAACTCGGAACAGTAAATTTAGGAGCGATTGAGGAGTATGAACGTGTAGCAGAACGACATACATTCTTGCTAGAGCAACGGGATGACTTGGAAGAGGCGAAGGCGACATTACATCAAGTTATAACGGAAATGGATGAAGAAATGAAAAAACGCTTTTCTACTATATTCCAAGCGATCCGAGAAGAGTTCCGATCCGTATTCTGTGAATTATTTGGAGGCGGAAGAGCAGATTTAGTAATGACGAATCCGCAAGATTTATTAAATACGGGCATTGATATCGTAGCACAGCCACCCGGCAAGAAACTGCAAAATTTAGGTTTACTTTCAGGTGGGGAACGTGCTTTAACTGCAATTGCATTGCTATTTGGTATTTTAAAAGTACGACCTGTTCCGTTCTGTGTACTAGATGAGGTGGAGGCTGCTCTTGATGAAGCGAATGTAGCTCGTTTCGCGCAGTATTTAAAGAAATTTAGTGATGAAACGCAGTTTATTGTTATTACACACCGAAAAGGTACAATGGAAGAGTCTGATGTACTGTATGGGGTAACAATGCAAGAATCTGGTGTTTCTAAGCTTGTTTCCGTTCGTTTAGGTGACGTGGAAGAAGAGCTTGTTACAAGTGAATAG
- the rncS gene encoding ribonuclease III, with the protein MPYRKYREKKFETKYREAFKTFQQKIGITFTDEKLLIQAFTHSSYVNEHRKKPHEDNERLEFLGDAVLELTVSQYLFQKYPTMSEGELTKLRAAVVCEPSLVRFANEMSFGNLVLLGKGEEMTGGRERPALLADVFEAFIGALYLDQGLDTVWEFLKEIVYPKINEGAFSHVMDYKSQLQELIQRDGSGNIEYQILQEKGPAHNREFVSRVTLNSVALGLGSGKSKKEAEQQAAAEALKKLKEQS; encoded by the coding sequence ATGCCGTACCGAAAATATAGAGAAAAAAAATTTGAAACAAAATATCGTGAAGCTTTTAAAACGTTTCAACAAAAAATAGGTATTACGTTTACAGACGAAAAATTATTGATTCAAGCATTTACGCATTCATCGTATGTGAATGAGCATCGAAAAAAGCCACATGAAGACAATGAACGTCTTGAATTTCTTGGAGACGCTGTATTAGAACTAACTGTATCACAGTATTTGTTTCAAAAATATCCGACAATGAGTGAGGGAGAACTAACAAAGTTGCGTGCAGCTGTTGTGTGTGAACCATCTCTTGTCCGCTTTGCGAATGAAATGTCATTTGGAAATCTAGTTCTATTAGGAAAAGGTGAAGAAATGACAGGCGGGCGTGAACGACCAGCTTTATTAGCGGATGTCTTTGAAGCGTTTATTGGTGCCCTTTATCTTGATCAAGGATTGGATACAGTTTGGGAATTCTTAAAAGAAATTGTATATCCAAAAATTAATGAAGGTGCTTTTTCTCATGTGATGGATTATAAGAGTCAATTACAAGAATTAATTCAGCGTGATGGTAGCGGTAATATTGAATATCAAATTTTGCAAGAAAAAGGACCTGCTCACAATCGAGAATTTGTGTCACGTGTTACATTGAATAGCGTGGCTCTTGGTCTTGGTAGTGGTAAGTCGAAAAAAGAAGCAGAACAACAAGCTGCTGCAGAAGCTTTGAAAAAGTTAAAAGAACAATCATAA